Proteins encoded within one genomic window of Novipirellula galeiformis:
- a CDS encoding NAD-dependent epimerase/dehydratase family protein — protein sequence MRVIVTGSSGLIGSAAVRHWDAAGDQVIGIDNDMRATFFGPDGSTRWNQSQLESETKNFRTESIDIRDREPILDLFKNEPPDLVIHCAAQPSHDKAAAIPFLDFEVNAVGTLNLLEATRQFAPDAVFCHMSTNKVYGDAPNELSLKELETRWEYANPEDYNGIDESCRIDQTMHSLFGASKTAADVLAQEYGRYFGLKTGVFRGGCLTGASHSGVELHGFLSYLVHVAVIGKPYTIFGYKGKQVRDQIECSDVVKAFEAFAKAPRPGEVYNIGGGRDNAASVLECIALIEEIGGYQLNFSLADDNRKGDHICYISDLSKLRAHYPDWDIRVSLREILGQMIASAEQKVA from the coding sequence ATGCGAGTAATAGTGACAGGGTCAAGTGGATTGATCGGTTCTGCGGCCGTGCGTCATTGGGATGCGGCGGGCGACCAAGTGATCGGAATCGACAATGACATGCGGGCGACGTTTTTCGGCCCCGATGGCAGCACGCGATGGAATCAGAGCCAGCTTGAATCAGAAACCAAGAACTTTCGCACCGAGTCAATCGACATTCGCGATCGTGAGCCGATTCTCGATTTGTTTAAAAATGAGCCACCCGATTTGGTCATTCACTGCGCCGCTCAGCCATCGCATGACAAGGCTGCGGCGATCCCTTTCTTAGACTTCGAAGTTAATGCCGTTGGCACCTTGAATCTGCTTGAAGCGACGCGTCAATTTGCACCCGACGCAGTGTTTTGTCACATGAGTACCAATAAGGTCTACGGGGATGCGCCGAACGAGTTGTCGTTGAAGGAATTGGAGACGCGTTGGGAATACGCCAATCCCGAAGATTATAACGGCATCGATGAATCGTGTCGGATCGACCAAACGATGCACTCCTTGTTCGGTGCGTCCAAGACGGCCGCAGACGTGTTGGCGCAAGAGTACGGTAGGTATTTTGGGCTGAAAACCGGCGTGTTCCGAGGGGGATGTTTGACCGGAGCCAGCCATAGTGGAGTCGAGCTGCATGGTTTCCTTAGCTACTTGGTCCACGTCGCGGTGATCGGAAAACCTTACACCATCTTTGGTTACAAAGGGAAACAGGTCCGTGATCAAATTGAGTGCAGTGATGTCGTCAAGGCCTTCGAGGCCTTTGCCAAGGCTCCCCGCCCCGGCGAGGTTTACAACATCGGCGGTGGTCGCGACAACGCCGCAAGCGTGCTCGAGTGCATTGCACTGATTGAAGAGATTGGAGGCTATCAGCTGAACTTTTCGCTCGCCGACGACAACCGGAAAGGCGATCATATCTGTTATATCAGCGATTTGTCCAAGTTACGGGCTCATTATCCCGATTGGGATATACGGGTTTCACTGCGTGAAATTCTTGGACAAATGATTGCATCCGCAGAGCAAAAGGTGGCGTGA
- a CDS encoding HD-GYP domain-containing protein, whose amino-acid sequence MLAVDYLPISVATLLPAKTVGLDLFQREQDSGRYVLYRGATYPLTLDDLERLRGRGIHLLYIGKDSGPRYQAYLRRLLDTDLGAVDVAPQLQAGALNEVVLDSLRSAFGSRDLNEAVATISQLGALTAEIITRDEFAASDLFRVLHHDYATFTHSTNVAFYAAMLAAGLGYSAEEVEQITTGGLLHDLGKLDIDDRILSKPGRLDEWEFRQVKRHPGLGFRKLAKRTDLNEGQLLMVYQHHERMDGHGYPVGCVGSEIHPWAKICAVVDVFEALTSQRPYRKPLSRNKALEVLEREGSASFDLEVLECWKSIILSA is encoded by the coding sequence ATGCTCGCTGTGGATTACCTACCGATTAGTGTCGCGACTTTGCTTCCCGCAAAGACGGTGGGACTCGATCTGTTCCAAAGGGAACAAGATTCAGGTCGGTACGTTCTATACCGTGGAGCAACTTACCCTCTGACGCTGGATGATCTTGAGCGACTACGCGGTCGCGGGATTCATCTGTTGTATATCGGGAAAGATTCCGGACCACGCTACCAAGCGTACCTCCGGCGTCTATTGGATACCGACTTGGGAGCCGTCGACGTCGCGCCCCAATTGCAAGCGGGCGCCTTGAATGAGGTGGTTCTCGATTCCCTGAGATCCGCATTTGGTAGTCGCGATTTAAATGAAGCTGTGGCAACGATTAGCCAACTAGGTGCTTTGACCGCCGAGATCATTACACGCGACGAATTCGCTGCGAGTGACCTGTTTCGTGTCCTCCATCACGACTACGCAACCTTTACTCATTCCACTAACGTCGCGTTTTATGCGGCGATGTTGGCGGCCGGTTTGGGGTACTCCGCAGAAGAGGTTGAGCAAATCACGACTGGCGGTCTGTTGCACGATCTCGGCAAGCTCGACATTGATGATCGAATCTTATCCAAGCCTGGGCGGCTCGATGAATGGGAGTTTCGACAAGTCAAGCGGCACCCCGGTTTGGGGTTTCGTAAGTTGGCCAAGCGAACCGATTTGAATGAGGGTCAATTGTTGATGGTCTATCAACATCACGAGCGAATGGATGGGCATGGGTATCCGGTAGGATGCGTCGGCTCGGAAATTCATCCATGGGCAAAGATTTGTGCGGTGGTGGATGTGTTTGAAGCATTGACCAGCCAGCGTCCTTACCGAAAACCTTTATCGCGTAACAAGGCCCTTGAGGTGCTTGAGCGAGAAGGTTCCGCGTCATTCGATCTCGAGGTGTTGGAATGTTGGAAGTCGATTATTCTCAGCGCCTAA